A portion of the Betta splendens chromosome 2, fBetSpl5.4, whole genome shotgun sequence genome contains these proteins:
- the LOC114869095 gene encoding high affinity immunoglobulin gamma Fc receptor I-like isoform X2: protein MPAFVTRSWDRMQLTPFCLMLTCLRVHPDRAQFFRYDNVTLSCQDARAPDSSGWTVRRETVEGGVRRCSSGWGVTSSGSTCVIRTTYPTDSGLYWCESEDGERSNGVNITITDRAVILESPGLPVPEASAVSLRCRADSNSTGHVFSFYRDGRHIGSSSTAALSIGSAARSHQGLYTCSVRGAASAGSWLHVEGASGATDARPLSRAATALPPSAAAPLSTSNATSPPAASACVTSVIRLSCYLVVGPLYLLSTVVLGLTCRNRKKDQGAVDRTGSTVVVEVVV, encoded by the exons ATGCCAGCGTTCGTCACTCGGTCGTGGGACAGGATGCAGTTAACACCTTTCTGCCTGATGCTGA CCTGCCTTCGGGTCCACCCGGACCGGGCCCAGTTCTTCCGGTACGACAACGTCACGCTGAGCTGCCAGGACGCGCGGGCGCCCGACTCCAGCGGGTGGACGGTGAGGAGGGAGacggtggaggggggggtgcgGCGCTGCTCGTCCGGCTGGGGCGTCACCTCCTCGGGCTCCACCTGCGTCATCAGAACCACCTACCCCACGGACAGCGGGCTGTACTGGTGCGAGTCAGAGGACGGGGAGCGGAGCAATGGCGTCAACATCACCATCACGG ACCGGGCCGTGATCCTGGAGAGCCCCGGGCTCCCGGTGCCGGAGGCCTCGGCCGTGAGCCTGCGCTGCAGAGCGGACTCCAACTCCACCGGCCACGTCTTCAGCTTCTACAGGGACGGGCGGCACAtcggcagcagctccacggcGGCGCTGAGCATCGGCAGCGCCGCCCGCTCCCACCAGGGCCTCTACACCTGCAGCGTGAGAGGAGCGGCGTCGGCCGGCAGCTGGCTCCACGTGGAGG GTGCTAGTGGGGCCACAGACGCGCGGCCTTTAAGCAGAGCCGCCACCGCTTTGCCTCCCAGTGCTGCAG CTCCACTTTCCACCTCAAACGCCACCTCGCCTCCCGCTGCCTCCGCGTGTGTGACGTCTGTGATCCGGCTCTCATGTTACCTGGTGGTGGGGCCGCTTTACCTGCTGTCCACCGTCGTCCTGGGCCTCACatgcaggaacaggaagaaaG ATCAGGGAGCTGTTGACAGAACAGGCAGCACCGTCGTCGTGGAAGTAGTGGTGTGA
- the LOC114869095 gene encoding low affinity immunoglobulin gamma Fc region receptor II-like isoform X3, whose amino-acid sequence MPAFVTRSWDRMQLTPFCLMLTCLRVHPDRAQFFRYDNVTLSCQDARAPDSSGWTVRRETVEGGVRRCSSGWGVTSSGSTCVIRTTYPTDSGLYWCESEDGERSNGVNITITDRAVILESPGLPVPEASAVSLRCRADSNSTGHVFSFYRDGRHIGSSSTAALSIGSAARSHQGLYTCSVRGAASAGSWLHVEAPLSTSNATSPPAASACVTSVIRLSCYLVVGPLYLLSTVVLGLTCRNRKKADQGAVDRTGSTVVVEVVV is encoded by the exons ATGCCAGCGTTCGTCACTCGGTCGTGGGACAGGATGCAGTTAACACCTTTCTGCCTGATGCTGA CCTGCCTTCGGGTCCACCCGGACCGGGCCCAGTTCTTCCGGTACGACAACGTCACGCTGAGCTGCCAGGACGCGCGGGCGCCCGACTCCAGCGGGTGGACGGTGAGGAGGGAGacggtggaggggggggtgcgGCGCTGCTCGTCCGGCTGGGGCGTCACCTCCTCGGGCTCCACCTGCGTCATCAGAACCACCTACCCCACGGACAGCGGGCTGTACTGGTGCGAGTCAGAGGACGGGGAGCGGAGCAATGGCGTCAACATCACCATCACGG ACCGGGCCGTGATCCTGGAGAGCCCCGGGCTCCCGGTGCCGGAGGCCTCGGCCGTGAGCCTGCGCTGCAGAGCGGACTCCAACTCCACCGGCCACGTCTTCAGCTTCTACAGGGACGGGCGGCACAtcggcagcagctccacggcGGCGCTGAGCATCGGCAGCGCCGCCCGCTCCCACCAGGGCCTCTACACCTGCAGCGTGAGAGGAGCGGCGTCGGCCGGCAGCTGGCTCCACGTGGAGG CTCCACTTTCCACCTCAAACGCCACCTCGCCTCCCGCTGCCTCCGCGTGTGTGACGTCTGTGATCCGGCTCTCATGTTACCTGGTGGTGGGGCCGCTTTACCTGCTGTCCACCGTCGTCCTGGGCCTCACatgcaggaacaggaagaaaG CAGATCAGGGAGCTGTTGACAGAACAGGCAGCACCGTCGTCGTGGAAGTAGTGGTGTGA
- the LOC114869095 gene encoding high affinity immunoglobulin gamma Fc receptor I-like isoform X1, which translates to MPAFVTRSWDRMQLTPFCLMLTCLRVHPDRAQFFRYDNVTLSCQDARAPDSSGWTVRRETVEGGVRRCSSGWGVTSSGSTCVIRTTYPTDSGLYWCESEDGERSNGVNITITDRAVILESPGLPVPEASAVSLRCRADSNSTGHVFSFYRDGRHIGSSSTAALSIGSAARSHQGLYTCSVRGAASAGSWLHVEGASGATDARPLSRAATALPPSAAAPLSTSNATSPPAASACVTSVIRLSCYLVVGPLYLLSTVVLGLTCRNRKKADQGAVDRTGSTVVVEVVV; encoded by the exons ATGCCAGCGTTCGTCACTCGGTCGTGGGACAGGATGCAGTTAACACCTTTCTGCCTGATGCTGA CCTGCCTTCGGGTCCACCCGGACCGGGCCCAGTTCTTCCGGTACGACAACGTCACGCTGAGCTGCCAGGACGCGCGGGCGCCCGACTCCAGCGGGTGGACGGTGAGGAGGGAGacggtggaggggggggtgcgGCGCTGCTCGTCCGGCTGGGGCGTCACCTCCTCGGGCTCCACCTGCGTCATCAGAACCACCTACCCCACGGACAGCGGGCTGTACTGGTGCGAGTCAGAGGACGGGGAGCGGAGCAATGGCGTCAACATCACCATCACGG ACCGGGCCGTGATCCTGGAGAGCCCCGGGCTCCCGGTGCCGGAGGCCTCGGCCGTGAGCCTGCGCTGCAGAGCGGACTCCAACTCCACCGGCCACGTCTTCAGCTTCTACAGGGACGGGCGGCACAtcggcagcagctccacggcGGCGCTGAGCATCGGCAGCGCCGCCCGCTCCCACCAGGGCCTCTACACCTGCAGCGTGAGAGGAGCGGCGTCGGCCGGCAGCTGGCTCCACGTGGAGG GTGCTAGTGGGGCCACAGACGCGCGGCCTTTAAGCAGAGCCGCCACCGCTTTGCCTCCCAGTGCTGCAG CTCCACTTTCCACCTCAAACGCCACCTCGCCTCCCGCTGCCTCCGCGTGTGTGACGTCTGTGATCCGGCTCTCATGTTACCTGGTGGTGGGGCCGCTTTACCTGCTGTCCACCGTCGTCCTGGGCCTCACatgcaggaacaggaagaaaG CAGATCAGGGAGCTGTTGACAGAACAGGCAGCACCGTCGTCGTGGAAGTAGTGGTGTGA
- the LOC114868346 gene encoding uncharacterized protein LOC114868346 codes for MCFVLLRVLALTCYCTGTSSASASSDAALAFLGGAVILPCSHREASGGDIHTVEWSKQGLQPDVVFLYRDGCETFEMKHPDFEYRTSLVLKELKTGNVSLRISHVKLSDAGTYKCLKIWRNSTREVTNVQLVVVAVSEPKLSVVSADGAAVTLQCESGCSLPEPTMEFVDDQGTRLAAEAAHRGPEASGCSTVTRRMRLQSATTRVTCRVHQPQIGQSRDTEILIAGHRSFRPVVGILAVLVLVFGVGGTVLFLQRRLCGSGPNMMRTSGDQSIHITSNGAGNTFTCSCETLKAQVAELKRQLVQSNDTIDQLEKSLESNRSPVVCQHRQPTFVCTASADVPKATNMDASTSTDLQNRAPDLQHNGPDLQRNGPDLQHNGPNLQRNGPDLQHNGPDLQHNGPDLQRNGPDLQHNGPNLQRNGPDLQRMGPDLQRMGPDLQHNGPDLQRMGPDLQHMGPDLQRMGPDLQRNGPDLKRMGPDLQNRAPDLQGKGSNQQGNGPGIQRENSEPALRCLVQGNRRHSTFHPTASNTAPSTVISRRRLSRSISEYSTLPDPVSFKPPRRNSSGNTFPPVSPTRYSHVSHLKEESDPLITWDSK; via the exons ATGTGTTTCGTTCTGCTCCGGGTTCTGGCTCTGACGTGTTactgcacag GCAccagctcagcctcagcctcatcgGACGCCGCGCTGGCGTTCCTGGGCGGCGCCGTCATTCTGCCCTGCAGCCACCGCGAGGCCTCCGGCGGCGACATTCACACGGTGGAGTGGTCCAAGCAGGGCCTGCAGCCGGACGTGGTCTTCCTGTACCGCGACGGCTGCGAGACCTTCGAGATGAAGCATCCGGACTTCGAGTACCGGACCAGCCTCGTCCTGAAAGAGCTGAAGACCGGGAACGTCTCACTGAGGATCTCCCACGTGAAGCTGTCGGATGCAGGGACGTATAAGTGCCTGAAGATCTGGAGGAACTCGACCCGGGAAGTGACTAACGTGCAGCTGGTTGTAG TTGCAGTTTCGGAGCCAAAGCTCTCGGTGGTTTCAGCTGATGGAGCAGCCGTGACTCTGCAGTGTGAGTCCGGCTGCTCGCTGCCAGAACCCACCATGGAGTTTGTGGATGATCAGGGAACGCGACTGGCTGCAGAGGCAGCGCACAGAGGTCCAGAGGCCAGCggctgctccacagtgaccCGGAGGATGAGGCTGCAGTCTGCGACCACCAG AGTCACGTGCCGAGTTCACCAGCCACAGATCggtcagagcagagacacagagatcCTCATCGCTG GCCATCGCAGCTTCCGTCCTGTCGTAGGGATTCTCGCagtgctggtgttggtgttcgGTGTCGGTGGAACTGTTTTATTTCTGCAGAGGAGGCTTTGTGGTTCTG GACCAAACATGATGAGGACCTCAGGAGATCAGTCTATTCACATCACAAGCAATGGAGCTGGAAACACattcacctgcagctgtgagaCACTAAAAGCACAAGTGGCTGAACTCAAGAGACAACTCGTCCAGAGCAACGACACCATCGATCAACTAGAGAAGTCACTGGAGTCCAATCGAAGCCCCGTTGTCTGTCAGCACAGGCAGCCAACCTTCGTCTGCACGGCCTCCGCAGACGTCCCCAAAGCCACCAACATGGATGCCAGCACCTCCACAGACCTGCAAAACAGGGCTCCAGACCTGCAACACAACGGTCCAGACCTGCAACGCAATGGTCCAGACCTGCAACACAACGGTCCAAACCTGCAACGCAACGGTCCAGACCTGCAACACAATGGTCCAGACCTGCAACACAATGGTCCAGACCTGCAACGCAACGGTCCAGACCTGCAACACAACGGTCCAAACCTGCAACGCAACGGTCCAGACCTGCAACGCATGGGTCCAGACCTGCAACGCATGGGTCCAGACCTGCAACACAACGGTCCAGACCTGCAACGCATGGGTCCAGACCTGCAACACATGGGTCCAGACCTGCAACGCATGGGTCCAGACCTGCAACGCAACGGTCCAGACCTGAAACGCATGGGTCCAGACCTGCAAAACAGGGCTCCAGACCTGCAAGGCAAGGGTTCAAACCAGCAAGGCAACGGTCCAGGCATCCAAAGGGAGAACAGCGAGCCAGCACTCAGATGCCTGGTTCAGGGAAATCGCAGACACAGTACCTTTCATCCCACAGCGTCCAACACTGCTCCTTCTACGGTCATTTCAAGGAGAAGACTCAGCCGTTCCATCAGTGAATACAGCACTCTGCCGGATCCAGTATCCTTCAAGCCTCCGCGTAGAAACTCCTCGGGGAATACGTTTCCACCTGTGTCTCCCACCCGCTACAGTCACGTTTCTCATCTGAAAGAAGAGTCGGACCCACTTATTACATGGGACTCAAAGTAG